The following coding sequences are from one Armatimonadota bacterium window:
- a CDS encoding recombinase family protein has protein sequence MSRKTQTAPRVLRVAVYTRVSSEEQVKEHYSLDTQREACLAKLDSVIGPNLYEPHFFTDEGLPGSYGLYDPTNPRRKYRPGLTQMRDAFRKGDLDAICVYRMSRLWRKAASGDFLLQEFCPHGLTRVISCTENVDIDTASGRFMLNVTAAMGAYEAEQLGEWVSDALQKRTREGYTIGDLYGWRRQTDAEMTGRRRGIMPVEEEARTIRGMAEEFLAGGTLRGIAEDLNTRGTPRPRRAREWSTSTVRSVLSNPVHAGLVRAKSTEGVPELIRGQHFDHRILEPEMHHQIIARLERNADQHTRTTGTPQHLLSGILRCGHCGYRMNGRTVRRLGERMYRCSTGSQRSNPDCIRNSERADMVEAVILDELRRLAGDERVRAQAADRIGKTLARQEAGLAEQVSQLEQRLRKVDEDYLYWSREFREGRCQENEFALHVAEHRRQREEASALLEQRRSELKQQDSRQAVLARAQGLVSDFARCWDGLDLHQRREFVHSVLEYATMAHLEDGSTEVRFRLRGFEECVRIIRRRSVRGRASSGLESLTPRQQAFLYHYGQGLDRNAIAKKTGVTRSTADLQLRNARKKLGAETLDEAWELACEYIEGNLHWLPPTGRKRKHKPPKEGPLLTDAQVALLSLLAQGMTVADAARALDMKGSTPYVHLKNSRDRLGCASNEEAVRKAKDLGLVW, from the coding sequence ATGTCCCGCAAGACCCAAACCGCCCCCAGAGTGCTCAGAGTGGCCGTATATACCCGTGTGAGCTCGGAAGAGCAGGTTAAGGAGCACTACTCGCTGGACACTCAGCGCGAGGCGTGCCTGGCGAAACTCGACAGCGTCATCGGCCCGAACCTTTACGAACCCCATTTCTTCACCGACGAAGGCCTGCCCGGGAGCTACGGCCTTTACGACCCAACAAACCCACGCCGCAAGTATAGACCGGGCCTTACTCAGATGCGTGACGCCTTCCGCAAGGGCGACCTCGACGCGATCTGCGTCTACCGCATGAGCCGATTGTGGCGCAAGGCCGCTTCCGGGGATTTCCTGCTCCAGGAGTTCTGCCCTCACGGTCTGACGCGAGTGATCAGCTGCACCGAGAACGTGGACATCGACACCGCAAGTGGGCGGTTCATGCTCAACGTCACCGCCGCCATGGGGGCATACGAGGCGGAACAGCTGGGCGAGTGGGTGAGCGACGCCTTGCAGAAACGCACGCGGGAGGGCTACACCATCGGCGACCTGTACGGGTGGCGACGTCAGACCGATGCCGAGATGACCGGGCGTCGGCGCGGGATCATGCCGGTAGAGGAAGAGGCCCGGACGATCCGCGGCATGGCCGAGGAGTTCCTGGCGGGAGGCACGCTGCGGGGCATTGCGGAGGACCTGAACACCCGGGGCACACCCCGGCCGCGCCGGGCGCGCGAGTGGTCCACAAGCACGGTGCGAAGCGTCCTCTCCAATCCCGTGCACGCCGGCTTGGTGCGAGCAAAGTCCACGGAAGGCGTCCCGGAACTTATCCGCGGGCAGCACTTCGACCACCGCATCCTCGAGCCGGAGATGCATCACCAGATCATCGCCCGGCTCGAACGCAACGCGGATCAGCACACCCGCACCACGGGCACCCCCCAGCACCTCCTGAGCGGCATCCTGCGCTGCGGCCACTGCGGGTACCGGATGAACGGCCGAACAGTGCGGCGCCTCGGAGAACGCATGTACCGGTGCTCCACAGGCTCCCAGAGAAGCAACCCGGACTGCATCCGGAACTCAGAACGTGCCGACATGGTGGAGGCGGTGATCCTGGACGAACTGCGGCGGCTTGCGGGGGATGAGCGGGTCCGTGCGCAGGCGGCAGATCGCATCGGGAAGACCCTCGCGCGGCAGGAGGCTGGTCTCGCGGAGCAGGTATCCCAACTCGAACAGCGATTGCGGAAAGTGGACGAGGACTACCTCTACTGGTCCCGTGAGTTCCGGGAGGGACGCTGCCAAGAAAACGAGTTCGCATTGCATGTCGCCGAGCACCGGCGGCAGAGGGAGGAAGCCAGTGCGCTGCTGGAGCAACGCAGGTCCGAACTGAAGCAGCAGGACAGCCGGCAGGCGGTGCTAGCCCGGGCGCAGGGGCTGGTGAGCGACTTCGCACGCTGCTGGGACGGGCTCGACCTGCACCAGCGCCGGGAGTTCGTCCATAGCGTTCTCGAGTACGCCACCATGGCTCACCTGGAGGACGGGAGCACCGAGGTACGCTTCCGCCTGCGGGGCTTCGAAGAATGCGTACGGATCATCCGGCGCCGCAGCGTACGCGGCCGGGCCAGTAGTGGACTGGAATCACTGACTCCGCGCCAGCAGGCCTTTCTGTACCACTACGGCCAGGGCCTGGACCGGAACGCCATCGCGAAGAAGACCGGGGTGACCCGGTCCACGGCAGACCTCCAACTCCGCAACGCGCGCAAGAAGCTGGGCGCGGAGACCCTCGACGAAGCCTGGGAGCTAGCCTGCGAGTACATCGAGGGCAACCTCCACTGGCTGCCACCGACGGGCCGGAAGCGCAAGCACAAGCCGCCCAAAGAGGGCCCGCTCCTGACCGACGCCCAGGTTGCCCTCCTATCGCTTCTCGCGCAGGGCATGACCGTGGCTGACGCGGCCCGAGCCCTGGACATGAAGGGGAGCACTCCCTACGTCCACCTCAAGAACTCCCGCGACCGCCTCGGGTGTGCAAGCAATGAGGAAGCGGTGAGGAAGGCGAAAGACCTGGGGCTGGTGTGGTAG
- a CDS encoding tyrosine-type recombinase/integrase, with the protein MDQVIDMLAIDPRSGDVRRGAESGESARSLYLQHLRAVRRLCPNTLAAYDSDIRHFLRWCEEKQPIAGAGQVAPALLMDYIASQAELSPNTIRRRVHALSGWFGYLVKRGELESNPCDELPLPKRARAERKCPSPQEVASILVAAKTPLEKAIAYLLAGAGLRRAELLSLEVGETPGDLAEITVRGKGNKFRQIPLPVTVKQVLHEYLAARGTAPGPLIITRKGTRLGTTALRRIFERLLRRAGLADRGYSLHSMRHAYATSLIRAGVDLGTVMSLMGHSDISVTSVYVHSDVKSKRKAVELLRLGAGAGEGDE; encoded by the coding sequence ATGGATCAAGTGATAGACATGTTGGCGATCGACCCGAGAAGCGGTGATGTGCGGCGGGGTGCCGAGAGCGGGGAGAGCGCGCGAAGCCTCTACCTCCAGCACCTGCGTGCCGTACGCCGTCTTTGCCCGAACACGCTGGCGGCATACGACAGCGACATCCGGCATTTCCTGCGCTGGTGCGAGGAAAAGCAGCCCATTGCTGGAGCAGGTCAGGTGGCCCCGGCGCTGCTCATGGACTACATCGCCAGCCAGGCGGAGCTGTCGCCGAACACGATCCGGCGGCGGGTGCATGCGCTGTCGGGGTGGTTCGGTTACCTGGTGAAGCGCGGCGAACTCGAAAGCAATCCGTGCGACGAGCTTCCCCTCCCAAAGCGCGCAAGGGCTGAGCGGAAGTGTCCGTCACCGCAGGAGGTGGCCAGCATCCTGGTAGCCGCGAAGACCCCGCTGGAGAAGGCCATCGCGTACCTGCTGGCCGGCGCGGGGCTGCGCAGAGCTGAACTGCTGAGCCTGGAAGTTGGGGAGACGCCCGGCGACCTCGCCGAGATCACGGTGCGCGGCAAGGGCAACAAGTTCCGGCAGATCCCACTACCGGTCACCGTAAAGCAGGTGCTTCATGAGTACCTCGCGGCCCGAGGGACCGCGCCGGGGCCACTCATCATCACCCGCAAGGGCACCCGCCTGGGGACCACCGCCCTGCGACGAATCTTCGAGCGCCTGCTCAGGCGGGCCGGGCTCGCGGACAGGGGCTACTCGCTCCACTCCATGCGGCATGCCTACGCTACCAGTCTCATACGAGCAGGCGTGGACCTGGGCACGGTGATGAGCCTCATGGGGCACAGCGACATCTCGGTCACGAGCGTGTATGTGCACTCGGACGTGAAGTCGAAACGCAAAGCCGTGGAGCTGCTCCGTCTCGGCGCCGGGGCGGGTGAGGGTGATGAGTGA
- a CDS encoding HTH domain-containing protein → MSQAHRVLQLLRNMPIGTGTPRSTAAALATEHGVTLRTIHRDIAELQDAGFAVCNEGHGYYLLPTQHTGRAGLEDEQVALVLYALRWAECVLPPN, encoded by the coding sequence ATGTCCCAAGCCCACCGGGTGCTTCAGCTGCTCAGGAACATGCCCATCGGGACGGGCACGCCCCGCAGTACTGCTGCCGCTCTCGCAACTGAGCACGGCGTCACTCTCAGAACCATCCACAGAGACATAGCGGAACTCCAGGATGCCGGCTTCGCCGTGTGCAACGAGGGGCACGGCTACTACCTTCTTCCGACGCAACACACAGGAAGAGCCGGGCTCGAAGATGAGCAGGTTGCGCTGGTCCTGTACGCGCTTCGATGGGCCGAATGCGTACTGCCGCCGAACTAG
- a CDS encoding WYL domain-containing protein: MLPRILACLGNRASVMALETGPDLALRPSRTDGTAGPADLLTALRARELSKKLRGFYHSPDRAERTERVLHPYAIVYRGDAHYLVAYCELQHDRLTFRLDRFSELEVLHQDADIPDDFDPDEHFAGAWQVTGGRRHTVRLRFTGRAGRRLRGQSLHPTQRVLETTANGLSVEFHVAVTDEFRSWILSHGAGVEVISPLSLRREVIKEASQILANHPVD; the protein is encoded by the coding sequence TTGCTGCCGCGGATTTTGGCATGCCTCGGCAACCGCGCGTCAGTGATGGCGTTGGAGACCGGGCCCGACCTCGCTCTGCGCCCATCACGGACCGACGGGACTGCAGGTCCGGCAGACCTGCTCACGGCACTCCGCGCCCGGGAGCTCAGCAAGAAGCTGCGAGGCTTCTACCATTCGCCAGACCGCGCTGAGCGCACGGAGCGCGTGCTGCACCCGTACGCGATCGTCTACCGGGGAGACGCTCACTACCTTGTCGCTTACTGCGAGCTGCAGCATGACCGTCTGACCTTCCGGCTTGACCGATTCTCCGAGCTCGAGGTGCTGCATCAAGATGCAGATATCCCCGACGACTTTGACCCCGATGAGCACTTTGCTGGTGCGTGGCAAGTCACTGGCGGACGGCGCCACACGGTTCGGCTGCGTTTCACCGGCCGCGCCGGACGCAGACTGCGCGGCCAGAGCCTGCATCCGACCCAGAGAGTCCTCGAGACGACGGCGAATGGCCTGTCGGTCGAGTTCCATGTGGCGGTAACCGACGAGTTCCGTTCCTGGATCCTGAGCCACGGCGCCGGGGTGGAGGTCATTTCGCCCCTTTCCCTCCGTCGCGAGGTGATCAAAGAGGCCAGCCAGATCCTTGCGAATCACCCGGTTGACTGA
- the cas3 gene encoding CRISPR-associated helicase Cas3': MRQLWAKLGANDNADWHPLVCHCLDTAAVISALWNQGLPGGTKRRMALALGESDLTVAGLLISFWGSLHDLGKASPGFQMLSRAHQTRLEAQGFRFARARHIPHGIVTAITASDLLQGPHAQPGVADALARALGGHHGHMPAGAELSQSGRAIGTGRWDEARRELCQTMHRLLCADLPTIPPGLSPRDHPFYLSLAGLVCVADWIASSQDHFPYCPDPSDLDAYLTVAGRRAQEVLSQIGWLDWAGTGEALSLENLLSGEAPRPMQAEVAKIASGLDAPGLVLVEAPMGEGKTEAALLLVDHWGRTLQQRGCYLGLPTQATANAMFDRFADGYLKQRYPDGPAPLARLHGNAVLVAKRQLLAGINEVHDSDVGAAASIQPHEWFSYRKRGLLGPFGVGTADQALMGGLRARHSFVRLFGLADKTLVFDEVHAFDTYTSTIIDRLLQWAASLGCSVVLLSATLPRCRRAALLRAYGGEELVVPDASYPRVTWVTRGEAHSVHCPAAHRRRITLKWVPSDLAETARLLADSVRTGGCAAWVCNTVGRAQEAYRLLRNLLEGCGDVELGLLHARMPFAERDRRERKAIGQFGKDRSHRPPASILVATQVIEQSLDLDFDLMVTDTAPVDLILQRSGRLHRHYLPSRPAGLDEPTLWLVGPEIAPNGLPDFGTSGSIYGSYLLLRTWALLRHRVEIILPDDVEHIIEAVYGEGSDPVEGPLARAMNEAEQEEAQRRQSLEVRAKQVLLHRPDIDEDFASLTQRMELRDEEDPGLHQAFRAMTRYSDVPSVTIVCLHRIGGNLCVKQDGESVPVDMNKLDDDATLVALLDQSVSISGWRVHQHFTKHDDRSPPWKRNSLLRHTYPAVFDENGVCRCEDFTIYYDGALGIVLRYSHHDGGDQG; this comes from the coding sequence ATGAGGCAGCTCTGGGCGAAACTGGGGGCGAACGACAACGCCGACTGGCACCCGCTGGTGTGCCACTGTCTGGACACAGCAGCAGTGATCAGCGCCCTGTGGAACCAAGGCTTGCCCGGCGGCACGAAGCGTCGAATGGCACTGGCCCTGGGTGAGTCCGACCTGACGGTCGCGGGGCTGCTCATCTCATTCTGGGGCAGTCTGCATGACCTTGGCAAAGCATCCCCGGGATTTCAGATGCTCAGTCGTGCGCACCAGACCCGGCTCGAAGCACAGGGCTTTCGGTTCGCTCGCGCCAGGCACATTCCCCACGGCATTGTGACTGCCATCACCGCATCGGATCTGCTCCAGGGCCCGCATGCTCAACCCGGTGTAGCCGACGCGCTGGCCCGAGCCCTCGGCGGACACCACGGCCACATGCCGGCAGGAGCTGAGTTGTCGCAATCCGGACGGGCTATCGGCACAGGACGGTGGGACGAAGCGAGACGAGAGCTATGCCAAACGATGCATAGGCTGCTGTGCGCAGACCTTCCAACGATCCCGCCAGGCTTGTCGCCGCGCGATCATCCTTTCTACCTGAGTCTGGCCGGCCTGGTGTGCGTGGCCGACTGGATCGCTTCCTCGCAGGACCATTTTCCCTATTGCCCCGACCCTAGTGATCTTGACGCTTACCTGACAGTGGCTGGACGCAGGGCCCAGGAAGTGCTATCGCAGATTGGCTGGCTGGACTGGGCCGGCACCGGTGAGGCGTTGAGCCTCGAGAACCTGCTCAGTGGTGAAGCGCCACGCCCGATGCAGGCTGAAGTGGCGAAGATTGCGTCCGGGCTGGATGCCCCCGGCCTCGTACTGGTGGAAGCGCCGATGGGAGAAGGCAAGACGGAAGCGGCCCTTCTCCTTGTTGACCACTGGGGGCGCACGCTTCAGCAGCGTGGCTGCTATCTGGGGTTGCCCACGCAAGCGACCGCCAACGCCATGTTCGACCGTTTCGCTGATGGCTATCTGAAGCAACGCTACCCGGATGGGCCGGCTCCACTGGCACGCCTGCACGGGAACGCGGTGCTGGTTGCCAAGCGGCAGCTTCTGGCAGGCATCAACGAGGTCCACGACAGCGACGTCGGTGCAGCCGCATCCATACAGCCCCACGAGTGGTTCAGCTACCGGAAGAGGGGGCTCCTTGGCCCGTTCGGCGTGGGCACCGCCGATCAAGCACTCATGGGCGGTCTAAGAGCGCGGCACTCCTTCGTCCGCCTGTTTGGACTGGCGGACAAGACTCTCGTTTTCGACGAGGTGCATGCCTTCGACACCTACACATCAACCATCATTGACCGCCTCCTTCAGTGGGCAGCATCGCTGGGCTGCAGCGTCGTCCTCCTGTCAGCAACACTGCCGCGTTGCCGACGCGCCGCTCTGCTCCGCGCGTACGGAGGCGAAGAACTAGTGGTGCCCGACGCATCGTACCCGCGGGTCACATGGGTGACGAGGGGCGAGGCGCACTCGGTTCATTGCCCGGCGGCACATCGAAGACGCATCACGCTGAAGTGGGTACCCAGCGATCTGGCGGAGACCGCGCGTCTCCTTGCGGATAGTGTCCGGACCGGCGGCTGTGCGGCCTGGGTCTGCAACACGGTCGGCCGTGCGCAAGAGGCATACCGTCTCCTGCGCAACCTGCTGGAGGGTTGCGGCGACGTGGAACTGGGGCTGCTGCACGCCCGTATGCCTTTCGCGGAACGTGACCGGCGCGAACGCAAGGCAATCGGCCAGTTCGGCAAGGACCGGTCCCACCGCCCTCCCGCATCCATATTGGTGGCCACGCAGGTGATTGAACAGAGCCTCGACCTCGATTTCGACCTGATGGTAACGGACACCGCACCCGTTGACCTCATCCTTCAGCGCAGCGGACGCCTGCATCGGCATTACCTCCCATCGCGGCCCGCAGGCCTCGACGAGCCCACGCTCTGGCTGGTCGGCCCCGAGATCGCCCCCAACGGCCTGCCGGACTTCGGCACGTCGGGAAGCATCTACGGGTCGTACCTGCTCTTGCGAACGTGGGCACTGCTCCGGCACCGCGTAGAGATCATCCTGCCCGACGACGTGGAGCACATTATCGAGGCCGTGTACGGTGAGGGGAGCGACCCTGTCGAAGGCCCACTCGCCAGAGCGATGAACGAGGCGGAGCAGGAGGAGGCTCAGCGCCGTCAGAGCCTTGAGGTCCGCGCAAAGCAGGTGCTGTTGCATCGCCCCGACATCGATGAAGACTTCGCGTCCCTCACCCAGCGAATGGAACTGCGCGACGAGGAGGATCCCGGCCTGCACCAGGCTTTTCGCGCCATGACGCGCTACTCAGATGTGCCCTCGGTCACCATTGTCTGCCTGCACCGGATCGGAGGCAACCTGTGTGTAAAACAGGACGGCGAGAGCGTGCCGGTGGACATGAACAAGCTCGACGATGATGCGACACTGGTCGCGCTTCTTGATCAGAGCGTCAGCATCTCGGGGTGGCGCGTGCATCAGCACTTCACCAAGCACGACGACCGCTCTCCGCCGTGGAAGCGAAACAGTCTGCTGCGGCACACTTACCCTGCGGTCTTTGACGAAAACGGCGTGTGCCGCTGCGAAGATTTCACGATCTATTACGACGGTGCGCTTGGGATAGTCCTGCGGTACAGCCACCATGACGGAGGTGATCAGGGTTGA
- the casA gene encoding type I-E CRISPR-associated protein Cse1/CasA: protein MIPRFCLISQPWIPCILCDGTQREFGLLEVLARASDIREISDPSPPVTVCIHRLLLALLHRNFGPRNTDEWVGLWRAGKWDTRRLEAYFAEWETRFDLFDKERPFYQSPGMPDKMRKSVALLRMQAASGNNATLFDHSLDRAPAPATPAEAARLVLAQQGFNLGGLTGTEQGRASSTAAPIAASASVLLNGSSLFEGLVLSLLPATVYEDDFPGVGADVPAWERDTPCRTEIRAPAGYLDYLTWQSRRIWCIPEEDGAGGVHVITAILSTGCEFPRDYTPVDPFIAYQRRERPAKGQEPWGALRFSETRAIWRDSLALYRSIPDRAVRPRVLDFLANLTRRGDLSQRTACDLSLLGLGSNQAKILLWRHERQPLPLRYLVDEDLVKSLGTCLQDAEEGHDALERALRKLAGLTLSPDDEKKADKDLVRRLADSYDARRRYWALLEPEFHRLVVELAELDDREEREDEWTSLVCTTAEQCFDATGRGLKLDARSLRAMTAARGLLAYELRQLMQRTSQEVNHAQAD, encoded by the coding sequence TTGATTCCTCGCTTCTGCCTCATATCGCAACCGTGGATTCCGTGCATCCTTTGCGACGGGACACAGCGGGAGTTCGGGCTGCTGGAGGTGTTGGCTCGAGCTTCAGACATACGCGAGATCAGTGATCCGTCTCCGCCGGTCACGGTCTGCATCCACCGTCTACTGCTGGCGCTCCTGCACAGGAACTTCGGGCCGCGCAACACCGACGAATGGGTAGGCCTGTGGCGCGCCGGCAAATGGGATACACGCCGGCTGGAGGCGTACTTCGCCGAATGGGAGACCCGCTTCGACCTTTTCGACAAGGAGCGGCCGTTCTACCAGTCACCCGGGATGCCTGACAAGATGCGGAAGTCGGTGGCCCTTCTACGCATGCAGGCGGCATCAGGAAACAACGCTACGCTATTCGACCACAGCCTCGATCGCGCTCCGGCCCCAGCCACTCCTGCTGAGGCGGCCAGGCTTGTACTCGCGCAGCAGGGCTTCAATCTTGGCGGTCTGACCGGCACGGAACAAGGACGCGCCTCAAGTACGGCCGCTCCCATTGCCGCCAGCGCGTCAGTCCTGCTGAATGGCAGCAGTCTGTTCGAGGGCCTCGTGCTGTCTCTTCTGCCGGCCACCGTGTATGAAGACGACTTCCCCGGGGTCGGCGCCGACGTCCCCGCATGGGAACGGGATACCCCCTGCAGGACTGAAATCCGCGCGCCGGCGGGCTACCTGGACTACCTGACCTGGCAGAGCCGTCGCATCTGGTGCATCCCCGAGGAAGATGGCGCCGGCGGCGTGCATGTCATCACGGCAATCCTCAGCACCGGCTGTGAGTTCCCCCGAGACTACACGCCGGTGGACCCGTTCATCGCCTACCAGCGTCGCGAGAGACCCGCCAAGGGCCAGGAACCGTGGGGCGCATTGCGCTTCAGCGAGACGCGGGCGATCTGGAGGGACAGCCTGGCGCTATACCGCTCGATCCCGGATCGCGCGGTGCGCCCGAGAGTCCTGGACTTCCTGGCGAACTTGACGCGCCGCGGGGACCTCTCTCAGAGGACTGCCTGCGACCTCTCGCTACTGGGCCTTGGCAGCAACCAGGCGAAGATCCTCCTCTGGCGCCACGAACGCCAGCCGTTGCCGCTGCGGTACCTCGTAGATGAGGACCTCGTGAAATCACTGGGTACATGTCTCCAGGACGCCGAGGAAGGGCACGACGCGCTTGAGAGGGCCCTGAGGAAGCTGGCCGGCCTCACCCTGAGTCCGGACGATGAAAAGAAAGCCGACAAGGACCTGGTGCGACGCCTCGCCGACAGCTACGACGCCCGGCGCCGCTACTGGGCGCTGCTCGAACCCGAGTTCCACCGGCTCGTGGTGGAACTGGCCGAACTCGACGACAGAGAAGAGCGCGAAGACGAATGGACGAGCCTGGTATGCACAACCGCCGAGCAGTGCTTCGATGCCACTGGACGCGGCCTCAAACTCGATGCCCGGTCCCTGCGCGCGATGACTGCCGCCCGGGGCCTGCTGGCGTACGAGCTTCGCCAACTCATGCAGAGAACCAGCCAGGAGGTGAACCATGCCCAAGCCGACTGA
- the casB gene encoding type I-E CRISPR-associated protein Cse2/CasB: protein MPKPTELQASFVAHLKDLADREDRGALAALRRGLGKPPGTAPEMFRHVIPWTSHLTSAEEDRFFLVASLFALHPVTCTKGNMGEAFRRIRIAAGGGDVADSLEKRFVALLNAHREDLPNHLRHAVALAQSHSIPVNWAQLIRDLDYWDHPDRLVQRDWARQYWGRTRAEEPDVDTDSSEEPS from the coding sequence ATGCCCAAGCCGACTGAATTGCAAGCCAGTTTCGTGGCGCACCTGAAGGACCTGGCCGACCGTGAGGATCGCGGCGCTCTTGCCGCACTCCGTCGCGGTCTCGGCAAGCCGCCGGGCACCGCCCCGGAAATGTTCCGCCATGTTATCCCCTGGACGTCCCATCTGACCTCGGCCGAGGAAGACCGCTTCTTCCTGGTGGCGTCGCTCTTTGCGCTGCACCCTGTCACTTGCACCAAAGGGAATATGGGTGAGGCGTTCAGACGCATTCGCATCGCCGCAGGCGGTGGCGATGTCGCTGACAGTCTGGAGAAGCGCTTCGTTGCCCTGCTCAACGCGCACCGTGAGGACCTGCCCAACCACCTGCGGCACGCAGTGGCTCTCGCTCAGAGCCACAGTATCCCGGTCAACTGGGCGCAGCTGATCCGAGACCTGGATTACTGGGATCATCCTGACCGTCTTGTCCAGAGAGACTGGGCCCGCCAGTACTGGGGCCGTACGCGGGCTGAAGAGCCGGACGTCGACACTGATAGTTCCGAGGAACCCAGCTAA
- the cas7e gene encoding type I-E CRISPR-associated protein Cas7/Cse4/CasC: protein MFVELHLIQNFAPSCLNRDDTNSPKDCEFGGFRRARISSQCIKRSIRHHPAFAEAVASGIGTRTKLLADELAKRLAAAGKPEDQVKTVCLAVVEALVGKLQGEKTAVLVYLGDDEIQRIADIITGAWDSLAVQVAEQGDAGAKSTPKALANAAKEIAKEFKSGTQAADIALFGRMVAENANMNVDAACQVAHAISTHKVAMEMDFYTAVDDLPQPEEDTGAAMMGTVEFNSSCFYRYSLINLDKLVDNLGGDGDLARQTVEAFLRASVVAIPTGKQNSMAAQNPPSFVFATVREGGAPWSLANAFEKPVRASERGGGLVAQSIEALASYWSRLTAMYGDTSLVAKALCTTEDASLNGLSDVKLASVDDVISAVRTAIEAGA, encoded by the coding sequence ATGTTCGTCGAGCTCCACCTGATCCAGAATTTCGCACCATCCTGCCTCAACCGCGACGATACCAACAGCCCGAAGGACTGCGAGTTCGGTGGATTCCGCCGGGCGCGCATCTCCAGCCAGTGCATCAAGCGGTCGATCCGACATCACCCGGCATTCGCGGAGGCGGTTGCTTCCGGAATCGGGACCCGCACCAAACTCCTGGCAGATGAACTCGCCAAGCGCCTTGCCGCGGCCGGGAAACCCGAGGACCAGGTCAAGACGGTCTGTCTCGCTGTGGTCGAGGCCCTCGTGGGCAAGTTGCAGGGCGAAAAAACCGCTGTGCTGGTATACCTGGGCGACGATGAGATCCAGCGCATCGCGGACATTATCACCGGAGCCTGGGACAGCCTGGCAGTCCAGGTCGCTGAGCAGGGCGACGCTGGAGCCAAAAGCACACCCAAGGCACTGGCCAACGCGGCCAAGGAGATTGCCAAGGAGTTCAAGAGCGGCACGCAGGCAGCAGACATTGCCCTGTTCGGACGCATGGTCGCTGAGAACGCCAACATGAACGTCGATGCTGCCTGCCAAGTGGCCCACGCCATTTCCACACACAAGGTCGCCATGGAGATGGATTTCTACACCGCGGTGGATGATCTTCCGCAGCCCGAAGAGGACACGGGCGCGGCAATGATGGGCACCGTGGAGTTCAACAGCTCCTGCTTCTACCGCTATTCGCTCATCAACTTGGACAAGCTCGTGGACAACCTCGGCGGAGACGGGGACCTGGCGCGCCAGACTGTAGAGGCCTTCCTGCGCGCCTCCGTCGTCGCGATTCCCACCGGCAAGCAAAACTCCATGGCCGCCCAGAACCCTCCCAGTTTCGTCTTCGCCACCGTTCGCGAAGGAGGGGCTCCGTGGTCCCTCGCAAACGCCTTCGAAAAGCCGGTTCGAGCATCAGAGCGCGGCGGCGGTCTCGTGGCCCAATCCATCGAGGCGCTGGCCTCGTACTGGTCGCGCCTCACTGCCATGTATGGCGACACATCTCTCGTGGCCAAGGCACTATGCACCACCGAAGACGCGTCACTCAACGGCCTGTCGGATGTGAAACTCGCCAGCGTCGATGATGTCATTTCGGCGGTCCGGACAGCCATCGAGGCAGGTGCATGA
- the cas5e gene encoding type I-E CRISPR-associated protein Cas5/CasD — translation MPVLLLRLAGPMQSWGTQSRFTVRDTGREPSKSGVIGLLCAALGIDREDDEALKPLAALRMGVRVDREGLIGRDYHTAGGGSVPGRKHYGVIKADGSKGETVVSTRYYLVDAEFLVGLEGEDVSLLSRCQDALGAPHWPLWLGRKSFPPGLPIQLPDGLRSDDLDNALRQYPWRPTHDGDLPRHPLRLVMETDDPTVAVRRDQPISFRNGARAFALRYVETRLLPVNQIVVGGDVPCTCLD, via the coding sequence ATGCCCGTCCTGCTCCTGCGTCTGGCAGGTCCAATGCAGTCCTGGGGCACCCAGAGCCGCTTCACCGTGCGCGATACCGGCCGCGAGCCTTCCAAGAGCGGCGTAATCGGCCTGCTGTGCGCCGCGCTGGGCATCGACCGCGAAGATGATGAAGCCCTGAAGCCTCTAGCTGCGTTGCGCATGGGGGTCCGTGTGGACCGCGAAGGGCTCATTGGCCGCGACTATCACACCGCCGGAGGCGGCAGCGTCCCCGGCCGCAAGCACTATGGAGTCATCAAGGCCGATGGCTCAAAGGGCGAGACCGTGGTCTCCACTCGTTACTACCTCGTGGACGCCGAGTTCCTGGTGGGGCTCGAGGGCGAAGACGTGTCCCTCCTCTCACGCTGCCAAGATGCCCTGGGTGCGCCGCACTGGCCGCTGTGGCTGGGGCGCAAGTCCTTCCCGCCCGGTCTGCCCATTCAGTTGCCGGATGGTCTGCGGAGCGATGACCTTGACAATGCCCTGCGTCAGTACCCCTGGCGACCCACGCATGACGGTGACCTGCCCCGGCATCCGCTCCGGCTTGTAATGGAAACAGACGACCCCACAGTCGCCGTCCGCCGCGACCAGCCCATCTCCTTCCGCAACGGCGCTAGAGCCTTCGCTCTGCGCTACGTGGAAACCCGGCTGCTGCCCGTGAACCAGATCGTTGTCGGAGGTGACGTGCCATGTACCTGTCTCGACTGA